A single window of Candidatus Margulisiibacteriota bacterium DNA harbors:
- the larE gene encoding ATP-dependent sacrificial sulfur transferase LarE codes for MSKEKENKLKTVLTALGKVLVAFSGGVDSTYLLYAAKEALGKDNVLACIAESPTYPMEEVEDAIRVADELGVRVRQIVTEEFSDENFVANSRERCYFCKKELFAKMKQLAQENGISWVVDGSNADDLNDFRPGSRAKEEFGVRSPLQEAELTKKEIRELSKAAGLRTWDKPSMACLASRIPYGTRLDEAVLKMVGTGEKFLKAMGFGQLRVRHHNQIARIEVDNDTVGQVLVKKTMDQIVKKFEELGYLYVTLDLKGYRSGSMNEGFTPNE; via the coding sequence ATGTCAAAAGAGAAGGAAAACAAACTTAAGACGGTCCTGACTGCATTGGGCAAAGTATTAGTCGCTTTTTCCGGCGGGGTGGACAGCACTTATCTCCTTTACGCGGCTAAAGAGGCGTTGGGGAAGGACAATGTGCTGGCCTGCATTGCCGAATCACCGACCTATCCGATGGAAGAGGTCGAGGATGCTATCCGGGTGGCCGATGAGCTGGGGGTTCGGGTCAGACAGATCGTGACCGAGGAGTTCTCGGACGAGAACTTTGTCGCCAACAGCCGGGAACGCTGTTATTTCTGCAAGAAAGAGCTCTTTGCCAAGATGAAACAGCTGGCGCAAGAGAACGGGATCAGTTGGGTCGTTGACGGCTCCAACGCCGATGACCTCAACGATTTCCGGCCGGGGAGCCGGGCCAAAGAGGAGTTTGGCGTCCGCAGTCCGCTCCAAGAGGCGGAATTGACCAAAAAGGAGATCAGGGAGTTGTCGAAAGCGGCCGGTTTGCGGACCTGGGATAAACCTTCCATGGCTTGTCTTGCTTCGCGCATCCCTTACGGGACGCGGCTGGATGAAGCGGTGCTGAAAATGGTCGGCACAGGGGAGAAATTCCTGAAGGCGATGGGCTTTGGCCAACTCCGCGTTCGCCATCATAACCAGATCGCCCGGATCGAGGTTGATAACGACACGGTCGGCCAGGTCCTGGTCAAGAAAACGATGGACCAGATCGTCAAAAAATTCGAGGAGCTCGGTTATCTTTATGTCACACTTGACCTGAAAGGTTACCGGTCAGGGAGCATGAATGAGGGGTTTACTCCCAATGAATAG